Proteins encoded by one window of Corvus cornix cornix isolate S_Up_H32 chromosome 27, ASM73873v5, whole genome shotgun sequence:
- the PPCS gene encoding phosphopantothenate--cysteine ligase isoform X2 — translation MFYLAAAVSDFYIPASEMPEHKIQSSEGPLQITMKMVPKMLSPLVRDWAPEAFVISFKLETDPQILLDKSQQALEKYRHQVVVANVLESRRTSVIIVTRDSQTPLSLSDEEIAQGMEIEEKIVSYLQGQHTAFIERNG, via the exons ATGTTCTACCTGGCAGCCGCCGTGTCGGATTTCTACATCCCGGCCTCCGAGATGCCGGAGCACAAGATCCAGTCCTCGGAGGGGCCCCTGCAG ATCACAATGAAGATGGTGCCAAAAATGCTGTCACCCCTGGTCAGAGACTGGGCCCCGGAGGCCTTTGTGATTTCCTTCAAACTGGAGACAGATCCCCAGATCCTCCTGGATAAATCTCAACAGGCTCTGGAGAAATACCGGCACCAGGTGGTGGTGGCCAATGTCCTGGAATCCCGGAGAACCTCCGTCATCATCGTCACCAGGGACTCGCAGACTCCCTTATCCCTGTCTGATGAGGAAATAGCACAAGGCATGGAAATAGAGGAGAAGATTGTGAGTTACCTCCAGGGCCAGCACACGGCCTTCATAGAGAGAAatggctga
- the PPCS gene encoding phosphopantothenate--cysteine ligase isoform X1 has translation MAAAAKEEKEKDEEKDEDNDVDAAATEGRVRAWAAAQAARGRRVALVTSGGTQVPLEARAVRFLENFSSGRRGAASAERLVRAGYGVCFLHRARSAFPWARALPPHGPALLDALRLTPGPPPGVAAAPAALPALLPALREYQRATEAGALLAIEFTGLAEYLALLRAAARALAPLGSSVMFYLAAAVSDFYIPASEMPEHKIQSSEGPLQITMKMVPKMLSPLVRDWAPEAFVISFKLETDPQILLDKSQQALEKYRHQVVVANVLESRRTSVIIVTRDSQTPLSLSDEEIAQGMEIEEKIVSYLQGQHTAFIERNG, from the exons atggcggcggcggcgaaggaggagaaggagaaggacgAGGAGAAGGACGAGGACAACGACGTGGATGCGGCGGCGACCGAGGGCCGGGTGCGGGCTTGGGCGGCGGCGCAGGCAGCACGCGGGCGGCGCGTGGCGCTGGTGACGTCGGGCGGGACGCAGGTGCCGCTGGAGGCGCGCGCCGTGCGCTTCCTGGAGAACTTCAGCAGCGGCCGGCGCGGGGCCGCCTCGGCCGAGCGGCTCGTGCGGGCGGGCTACGGCGTGTGTTTCTTGCACCGCGCCCGCTCCGCCTTCCCCTGGGCCCGCGCCCTGCCGCCACACGGCCCCGCGCTGCTCGACGCGCTCCGCCTCaccccggggccgccgcccggcgtggccgccgcccccgccgcgctgCCCGCGCTGCTGCCCGCGCTCCGCGAGTACCAGCGCGCCACCGAGGCGGGCGCGCTGCTCGCCATCGAGTTCACCGGGCTCGCCGAGTACTTGGCGCTGCTGCGCGCGGCCGCCCGAGCCCTAGCGCCGCTCG GCTCCAGTGTCATGTTCTACCTGGCAGCCGCCGTGTCGGATTTCTACATCCCGGCCTCCGAGATGCCGGAGCACAAGATCCAGTCCTCGGAGGGGCCCCTGCAG ATCACAATGAAGATGGTGCCAAAAATGCTGTCACCCCTGGTCAGAGACTGGGCCCCGGAGGCCTTTGTGATTTCCTTCAAACTGGAGACAGATCCCCAGATCCTCCTGGATAAATCTCAACAGGCTCTGGAGAAATACCGGCACCAGGTGGTGGTGGCCAATGTCCTGGAATCCCGGAGAACCTCCGTCATCATCGTCACCAGGGACTCGCAGACTCCCTTATCCCTGTCTGATGAGGAAATAGCACAAGGCATGGAAATAGAGGAGAAGATTGTGAGTTACCTCCAGGGCCAGCACACGGCCTTCATAGAGAGAAatggctga